The Hemicordylus capensis ecotype Gifberg chromosome 6, rHemCap1.1.pri, whole genome shotgun sequence genome window below encodes:
- the LOC128331200 gene encoding olfactory receptor 11A1-like, translating to MQPIESTQGENQTVVTVFILLGFGDLPQLHILLFLVFLAIYIMTMSGNILIIVLLLTDQHLQTPMYFFLGNLSFLEICYISNIIPRMLGSFLTGDKTISITGCMTQMYTFGTLSASECYLLALMSYDRYIAICKPLHYSVLMNLRISILLATCCWVSGFTSSMVVMAFASSWSFCKSNEIDHFFCDLPSLTELSCSDTRLAELALTVVCGIISMFPTVLTLTSYICIISIILKIPTTTGKQKAFSTCSSHLIVVTVFYGSIFAVYMVPSADHSKNMKKTFSVFYTAVTPLFNPLIYTLRNKEVIRALRKCLGKPISFTRLQIDHFIHMYQKPNSC from the coding sequence ATGCAACCTATAGAAAGCACACAAGGGGAAAACCAAACAGTTGTCACTGTTTTCATCCTCCTAGGATTCGGAGATCTCCCACAACTTCACATCCTTCTCTTCCTAGTGTTTCTAGCCATCTACATCATGACCATGTCGGGGAATATCCTCATCATTGTGCTCCTTCTGACTGATCAACACCTTCAGACtcccatgtatttcttcctgGGTAACCTGTCATTCCTGGAGATCTGTTACATCTCAAACATTATCCCTCGGATGTTGGGCAGCTTTCTGACGGGAGACAAAACCATTTCCATTACTGGCTGCATGACTCAGATGTATACATTTGGTACCTTGTCAGCATCAGAATGTTATCTATTAGCTCTGATGTCTTATGACAGGTACATAGCAATATGCAAACCACTGCATTATTCTGTTCTTATGAATCTGAGAATCTCCATCCTGCTAGCTACATGCTGTTGGGTAAGTGGGTTTACAAGCAGCATGGTAGTCATGGCATTCGCATCCAGCTGGTCCTTTTGCAaatccaatgaaattgatcatTTCTTCTGTGATTTACCATCCTTGACAGAACTCTCTTGCAGTGACACAAGGCTTGCAGAATTGGCTCTTACAGTGGTGTGTGGCATTATATCCATGTTTCCCACAGTCTTAACCTTAACCTCCTATATTTGTATCATTTCCATTATACTGAAAATTCCAACTACAACAGGGAAGCAAAAAGCCTTTTCCACCTGCTCATCTCATCTTATTGTTGTGACTGTATTTTATGGAAGTATCTTTGCTGTTTACATGGTTCCTTCTGCTGATCATTCCAAGAACATGAAAAAAACATTTTCCGTCTTCTACACTGCTGTGACTCCACTGTTCAATCCTCTCATCTATACCTTAAGGAATAAAGAGGTAATCAGGGCTTTGAGGAAATGTTTGGGTAAACCAATCTCTTTTACAAGGTTACAAATCGATCATTTCATACATATGTATCAAAAGCCAAATTCCTGTTGA